Proteins encoded together in one Thermomonospora curvata DSM 43183 window:
- a CDS encoding zinc-dependent alcohol dehydrogenase, whose product MEFKEHAFWLRSPGEGEIRPVTVPLPGAGEVLVRTLYSGISRGTETLVFRGRVPVSQYRAMRAPFQEGEFPGPVKYGYLNVGVVEQGPPDLLGRTVFCLYPHQTRYVVPAGAVTPVPEAVPPGRAVLAGTVETAVNALWDAAPLIGDRIAVVGAGMVGCCVARLLAQIPGVRVQLVDVDAGRAAVAEALGVDFAAPEQAAAECDLVVHASASEAGLARSLELLADEGTVLELSWYGDRRVSVPLGEAFHSRRLVVRSSQVGAVAAARRSRRTFADRMALALRLLADDAFDALITGECAFWELPEAMPRIARGEPSGLCLRVVYDPASGGTQADLPGG is encoded by the coding sequence TTGGAGTTCAAAGAACACGCTTTTTGGCTGCGATCTCCCGGCGAGGGGGAGATCCGGCCCGTCACGGTGCCGCTGCCCGGGGCGGGCGAGGTGCTGGTCCGGACCCTCTACTCGGGGATCAGCCGGGGCACGGAGACGTTGGTCTTCCGCGGCCGGGTCCCCGTCAGCCAGTACCGGGCGATGCGGGCGCCCTTCCAGGAGGGGGAGTTCCCCGGGCCGGTCAAGTACGGCTACCTCAATGTGGGGGTCGTCGAGCAGGGGCCGCCCGACCTGCTGGGACGCACCGTCTTCTGCCTCTACCCGCACCAGACCCGCTATGTGGTGCCGGCCGGCGCGGTGACGCCCGTCCCCGAGGCGGTGCCGCCCGGCCGGGCGGTGCTGGCCGGGACGGTGGAGACCGCGGTGAACGCGCTGTGGGACGCGGCGCCGCTGATCGGGGACCGCATCGCCGTGGTGGGGGCGGGCATGGTCGGCTGCTGCGTGGCCCGGCTGCTGGCTCAGATCCCGGGCGTGCGGGTGCAGCTGGTGGACGTCGATGCCGGGCGGGCGGCCGTCGCCGAGGCGCTGGGGGTCGATTTCGCCGCGCCCGAGCAGGCCGCCGCCGAGTGCGACCTGGTGGTGCACGCCAGCGCCTCCGAGGCGGGGCTGGCGCGGTCGCTGGAGCTGCTGGCCGACGAGGGGACGGTGCTGGAGCTGAGCTGGTACGGCGACCGGCGGGTGAGCGTGCCGCTGGGCGAGGCGTTCCACTCCCGCCGTCTGGTGGTACGCAGCAGCCAGGTGGGGGCGGTCGCCGCGGCCCGGCGGTCCCGGCGCACCTTCGCCGACCGGATGGCGCTGGCCCTGCGGCTGCTGGCCGATGACGCCTTCGATGCGCTGATCACCGGCGAGTGCGCGTTCTGGGAACTGCCCGAGGCGATGCCGAGGATCGCCCGCGGTGAACCATCCGGCTTGTGCCTGCGTGTCGTTTATGACCCCGCTTCGGGGGGCACGCAGGCCGATCTTCCTGGAGGGTGA
- a CDS encoding 6-pyruvoyl trahydropterin synthase family protein has protein sequence MFSVTVRGHFMVAHSFRGEVFGPAQRLHGATFVVDATFRRTELDKDNVVVDIGLATRELNAVLAELNYRNLDDDPDFAGVNTTTEFLAKVIADRLAERVRAGALGEQARGLTGIAVTLHESHVAWASYERAL, from the coding sequence TTGTTCAGCGTCACGGTGCGCGGCCACTTCATGGTCGCGCACAGTTTCCGCGGTGAGGTCTTCGGGCCGGCGCAACGGCTGCACGGCGCGACGTTCGTGGTGGACGCGACCTTCCGCCGAACCGAATTGGACAAAGACAACGTAGTAGTCGATATCGGGCTTGCCACCCGGGAACTCAACGCCGTACTGGCCGAGCTCAACTACCGCAATCTCGACGACGATCCCGACTTCGCCGGGGTCAACACCACCACCGAATTCCTGGCCAAGGTCATCGCCGACCGGCTGGCCGAGCGGGTGCGCGCCGGGGCGCTGGGCGAGCAGGCCCGCGGCCTGACCGGCATCGCCGTCACCCTGCACGAGTCGCACGTGGCCTGGGCGAGTTACGAGCGGGCGCTGTGA